The following proteins are encoded in a genomic region of Enterocloster clostridioformis:
- a CDS encoding YdcF family protein translates to MLDGVLIGLAVLCVVYFIIIVVYAGISTSFAFIWLFFAALLVFLVYGRWYYARNMERIPRWVPVSVVTTCIAGVAVLGILCVLVFLGAATPGKANLDYVIVLGARVKEHTVSNSLKKRLDRAIVYAEENPYTILVLSGGKGPGETDSEAQVMYDYLVYNGVSPRQLLMESYSTSTVENIAYSKIVIEQDRLKDKKEIVPMPGKAGSVPYAIAPDKPLEIGVLTSNFHIYRARLTAEKWGFDNVYGISADSDPVLFIHLCVRECASIVKDRLMGNM, encoded by the coding sequence ATGTTAGATGGAGTACTCATTGGGCTGGCAGTGCTTTGTGTCGTTTATTTCATAATCATAGTTGTGTATGCGGGCATAAGCACCTCATTTGCCTTCATATGGCTGTTTTTCGCGGCCCTGCTTGTATTTCTGGTATATGGAAGGTGGTATTATGCCAGGAACATGGAACGGATTCCCCGCTGGGTGCCGGTGTCGGTGGTTACCACCTGTATTGCAGGGGTGGCTGTGCTGGGAATCCTCTGTGTTCTGGTGTTTCTGGGGGCAGCCACGCCGGGTAAGGCCAACCTGGATTATGTGATTGTGCTGGGGGCCAGGGTCAAAGAACACACGGTCAGCAATTCCCTGAAAAAGCGTCTGGACAGGGCCATTGTCTATGCGGAGGAAAATCCGTACACCATCCTGGTGCTCTCCGGCGGCAAGGGACCGGGGGAAACAGACAGCGAGGCCCAGGTCATGTATGATTATCTGGTATACAACGGTGTAAGTCCCAGGCAGCTGCTGATGGAGTCCTATTCCACCAGCACGGTTGAAAACATTGCTTACAGCAAGATTGTCATAGAGCAGGACCGGTTGAAGGACAAGAAGGAAATCGTCCCCATGCCTGGAAAGGCAGGCTCGGTTCCCTATGCCATTGCGCCGGATAAGCCGCTGGAGATAGGGGTCCTCACCAGTAATTTTCATATTTACCGTGCCAGGCTCACAGCGGAAAAATGGGGATTTGACAACGTATACGGCATATCTGCGGATTCTGATCCGGTTCTGTTTATCCATCTGTGCGTGAGAGAGTGTGCTTCCATTGTGAAGGACAGGCTCATGGGGAATATGTGA
- a CDS encoding insulinase family protein: protein MADGRNLEKVKELAAYRVSEEMYVEEMDSRAMVLEHIKSGARIFLMSNEDENKVFYIGFRTPPDDSTGLPHILEHSVLEGSDKFPVKDPFVELVKGSLNTFLNAMTYPDKTVYPVASCNDKDFQNLMDVYLDGVLHPAIYREPKIFLQEGWHYELESPEDELTINGVVYNEMKGAFSSPESVLDRFTRNVLFPDTTYSNESGGDPAVIPQLTYEKFIAFHRNYYHPANSYIYLYGDMDMAQKLTWLDQEYLGHYDRKDCHADSAIAMQQPFEQPVQREITYSVTEEEGTKDRTYLSISTVVGTDLEPVLYVAFQILEYTLINAPGATLKQALIDAGIGQDILGGYDCGILQPYFSIIAKNANPEQKGEFLAVVKGTLRRLADQGIDRKSLLAGLNLYEFRYREADYGSAPKGLMYGLWSLDSWLYGGKPTLHLEYQKTFDYLKKAVEEGYFEQLIHRYLLDNPHEAVITVRPRVNQTAEEDRNLAEKLKAYKESLGREELETLAARTRQLKEYQEEPSRQEDLEKIPMLQREDIEREGGRFSYEIKAEDGATVIHSNLFTSGIGYLKVLFDTSRVPAEDLPYVGLLKAVLGYVDTEHYSYGDLTSEIYLNSGGVSFAVSSYPDTAHPGQFTGAFVASAKVLYHKLDFAFSILSEILTRSKLDDEKRLGEILDETRSRARMKMEDAFHGAAVGRASSYFSASAAFNDITGGIGYYQFLEDVSRRFAEDVSYRGQLIARLKDVCSRLFTSDNLLVAYTADAEGYSRLPAELKIFRSVLGQGDGKTYEFEFSPDNRGEGFKTASQVNYVARCGSFAGKEAGGRKLEYTGALRVLKVIMNYEYLWMNLRVKGGAYGCMSSFSRTGDGCLVSYRDPNLEATNQVYEGIPDYLRNFSIDERDMTKYVIGTMSDVDAPLTPSLKGSRNLSAYLSCVTDEMVQKEREQILDVTQEDIKALADIVQAVLDTKALCVIGNDEQIRVQKGMFGEVKNLYH, encoded by the coding sequence ATGGCAGATGGAAGGAATCTGGAAAAGGTAAAAGAGCTGGCCGCTTACCGCGTGTCAGAGGAGATGTACGTGGAGGAAATGGACTCCAGGGCCATGGTGCTGGAACACATAAAAAGCGGCGCCAGGATATTCCTGATGTCCAATGAGGATGAGAACAAGGTGTTCTATATCGGTTTCCGTACACCGCCCGATGACAGTACGGGACTTCCCCATATACTGGAACACAGTGTGCTGGAAGGGTCGGATAAGTTTCCGGTTAAGGATCCCTTTGTGGAGCTGGTAAAAGGTTCGCTGAACACGTTCCTGAATGCCATGACTTATCCGGATAAAACCGTCTACCCTGTTGCCAGCTGCAATGACAAGGATTTTCAGAATCTGATGGACGTGTATCTGGACGGCGTTCTCCACCCGGCTATTTACAGGGAGCCAAAGATATTCCTTCAGGAGGGATGGCATTATGAACTGGAGTCACCGGAGGATGAGCTGACCATCAACGGTGTTGTCTATAATGAGATGAAGGGCGCTTTTTCGTCACCGGAAAGCGTTCTGGACCGTTTTACCAGAAATGTGCTTTTTCCGGATACCACCTACTCCAATGAATCGGGGGGAGACCCTGCTGTGATTCCGCAACTCACTTATGAAAAGTTCATTGCCTTCCACAGGAATTACTACCATCCGGCCAACAGCTATATCTATCTCTACGGAGACATGGATATGGCACAGAAGCTTACATGGCTGGACCAGGAATATCTGGGACATTATGACAGAAAGGACTGCCACGCGGACTCCGCCATAGCCATGCAGCAGCCCTTTGAACAGCCGGTCCAGAGAGAAATCACCTACTCTGTCACGGAGGAGGAAGGGACAAAGGACAGGACCTATCTTTCCATCAGCACTGTGGTGGGGACGGATTTGGAACCGGTACTTTATGTGGCCTTTCAGATTTTGGAATATACGCTGATTAACGCGCCGGGCGCAACCTTAAAGCAGGCATTGATTGATGCGGGCATCGGGCAGGATATCCTGGGAGGCTATGACTGCGGGATTCTGCAGCCGTATTTTTCCATTATTGCAAAGAATGCCAACCCGGAGCAGAAGGGAGAATTCCTTGCGGTTGTAAAGGGGACCCTGCGAAGGCTGGCCGACCAGGGGATTGACAGGAAGAGTCTGCTGGCCGGACTGAATCTCTATGAGTTCCGTTACCGCGAGGCGGACTACGGCTCTGCTCCCAAGGGCCTTATGTACGGTCTGTGGTCCCTGGACAGCTGGCTGTACGGCGGAAAGCCCACCCTCCATCTGGAATACCAGAAAACCTTTGACTATCTGAAAAAGGCAGTGGAGGAAGGGTATTTTGAACAGCTGATACACCGGTACCTTCTGGATAATCCCCATGAGGCGGTCATCACAGTGCGCCCCAGGGTGAACCAGACAGCTGAGGAGGACCGCAATCTGGCTGAAAAGCTGAAGGCATATAAGGAGTCCCTTGGCAGGGAGGAGCTGGAGACCCTGGCTGCCCGGACCAGACAGTTAAAGGAGTATCAGGAGGAACCGTCACGGCAGGAGGACCTGGAAAAAATTCCTATGCTGCAAAGGGAGGATATTGAACGGGAAGGCGGACGCTTTTCCTATGAGATCAAGGCGGAGGACGGAGCGACAGTCATCCACAGCAACCTGTTTACCTCCGGAATCGGATATCTGAAGGTGCTGTTTGACACCAGCCGGGTGCCGGCGGAGGATCTGCCTTATGTGGGACTTCTGAAGGCAGTGCTGGGATATGTGGATACGGAGCATTACAGCTATGGGGATCTGACCAGTGAGATTTATCTCAACAGCGGAGGCGTGAGCTTTGCGGTGTCATCTTATCCGGATACGGCGCATCCCGGACAATTTACGGGAGCGTTTGTTGCCAGCGCAAAGGTGCTGTACCATAAACTGGACTTTGCTTTCTCCATTCTGTCGGAGATTCTTACCCGATCCAAGCTGGATGATGAAAAGCGCCTGGGAGAGATTCTGGACGAAACCAGGTCAAGGGCCAGGATGAAGATGGAGGATGCTTTCCACGGTGCGGCGGTTGGCAGGGCTTCGTCCTATTTCTCCGCGTCAGCTGCCTTTAATGATATCACAGGCGGAATCGGATATTATCAATTTCTGGAGGATGTCAGCCGCAGGTTCGCGGAGGATGTCTCCTACAGAGGGCAATTGATTGCCAGGCTTAAGGATGTGTGCTCCCGCCTGTTCACGTCGGATAACCTGCTGGTGGCATATACGGCCGACGCAGAAGGCTACAGCCGGCTGCCCGCGGAGCTTAAGATCTTCCGGTCAGTGCTGGGACAGGGAGACGGAAAAACCTATGAATTTGAGTTCAGTCCGGATAACCGGGGTGAGGGCTTTAAGACAGCGTCCCAGGTAAATTATGTGGCCAGATGCGGCAGCTTTGCGGGAAAGGAAGCCGGAGGAAGAAAACTGGAATACACAGGGGCGCTGAGAGTCTTAAAGGTTATCATGAACTATGAATATCTGTGGATGAACCTGCGTGTAAAGGGCGGGGCTTACGGCTGCATGAGCAGCTTCAGCCGCACCGGCGACGGATGCCTGGTATCTTACAGGGATCCCAACCTGGAGGCAACCAACCAGGTGTATGAAGGAATTCCGGATTATCTGAGGAATTTCTCCATTGACGAGAGGGACATGACAAAGTATGTTATCGGCACCATGAGCGATGTGGATGCGCCTCTTACGCCTTCCCTGAAGGGTTCCAGGAATTTGTCGGCCTATCTTTCCTGCGTGACGGACGAGATGGTGCAGAAGGAACGGGAGCAGATTCTGGATGTGACCCAGGAGGATATAAAGGCGCTGGCTGACATTGTGCAGGCTGTGCTGGACACCAAAGCGCTGTGCGTGATTGGCAATGACGAGCAGATTCGTGTCCAGAAGGGCATGTTCGGTGAGGTGAAGAACCTTTACCACTAA
- the era gene encoding GTPase Era: MEENIQKKSGFVTLIGRPNVGKSTLMNHLIGQKIAITSDKPQTTRNRVQTVYTDDRGQIIFLDTPGIHKAKNKLGEYMVNVAEHTLKEVDVILWLVEPATFIGAGERHIAEQLKNVKTPVILVINKIDTVKNQDEILTFIAAYKDVCDFAEIVPLSALKDKNTDLLTELIFKYLPYGPQFYDEDTVTDQPMRQIASELIREKALRLLDDEIPHGIAVTIEKMKERRGGLIDIEASIVCERESHKGIIIGKGGSMLKRIGIEARKEIESMMDTQVNLQLWVKVRKEWRDNELYLKNYGYNQKEV; this comes from the coding sequence ATGGAAGAGAATATACAGAAGAAATCGGGCTTTGTCACGCTGATTGGACGTCCCAATGTGGGAAAGTCCACTCTGATGAACCACTTAATTGGACAGAAAATTGCAATCACCTCTGATAAGCCCCAGACGACCAGGAACAGGGTACAGACCGTGTACACAGATGACAGGGGACAGATTATCTTTTTAGACACACCCGGCATTCATAAGGCCAAGAATAAGCTGGGCGAATATATGGTGAATGTGGCTGAGCACACTCTGAAGGAAGTGGACGTGATACTCTGGCTGGTGGAGCCTGCCACCTTCATCGGCGCAGGCGAGCGTCATATAGCGGAGCAGCTCAAGAATGTAAAGACCCCGGTCATTCTGGTAATCAACAAGATTGATACGGTAAAGAACCAGGATGAAATTCTCACCTTTATCGCGGCCTACAAAGATGTCTGCGATTTTGCGGAAATCGTGCCTCTTTCTGCACTGAAGGACAAGAATACGGATCTGCTGACAGAGCTGATCTTTAAATACCTGCCGTACGGCCCGCAGTTCTATGATGAGGACACGGTGACGGATCAGCCCATGCGGCAGATTGCCTCTGAACTCATTCGCGAGAAGGCGCTGCGCCTTTTGGATGATGAGATTCCCCATGGCATCGCAGTGACCATTGAGAAGATGAAGGAGCGCAGGGGCGGCCTGATTGACATTGAGGCCAGCATTGTATGTGAGAGAGAATCTCACAAGGGCATCATTATTGGCAAGGGCGGCAGTATGCTGAAGCGTATCGGCATAGAGGCCAGGAAAGAGATTGAAAGCATGATGGACACGCAGGTAAACCTGCAGCTGTGGGTCAAGGTAAGAAAGGAATGGCGGGACAACGAGCTGTATCTGAAGAATTACGGCTATAATCAAAAAGAAGTATGA
- the recO gene encoding DNA repair protein RecO, with the protein MRETVTLTGMVLLSAPSGDYDRRLVLLTRERGKITAFSHGARKQGNPLMAASRPFCFGNFSLYEGRNAYNLQSAQITNYFDGLSTDMEAACYGSYFLETAAYFAQENLDGTELLKLLYQSLRALLRPALPNRLVRRIFELKSMVINGEYTQDPPVPVSDSCHYAWEYVICSPSESLYKFCLKEEVLKEFESVVEKSRRYFVRHEFRSLEILETLTA; encoded by the coding sequence ATGAGAGAGACAGTAACACTGACTGGTATGGTTCTCCTTTCGGCTCCCTCCGGGGATTATGACAGGCGTCTGGTGCTGCTTACAAGGGAGAGGGGAAAGATTACGGCATTCTCCCATGGCGCCAGGAAGCAGGGCAATCCTCTGATGGCGGCCAGCAGGCCTTTTTGCTTTGGAAACTTCAGCCTTTATGAGGGCAGGAATGCCTACAATCTCCAGTCAGCCCAGATTACCAATTACTTTGACGGGCTGTCCACAGACATGGAGGCAGCCTGCTACGGTTCCTATTTTCTGGAGACCGCGGCTTATTTTGCTCAGGAAAATCTGGACGGCACAGAGCTGTTAAAGCTCCTGTACCAGTCCCTCAGGGCTCTTTTGCGTCCTGCCCTACCCAACCGGCTGGTGCGCAGGATTTTCGAGCTAAAGAGCATGGTAATCAACGGGGAATACACCCAGGACCCTCCGGTTCCTGTCTCGGATTCCTGTCATTATGCCTGGGAGTATGTCATCTGCTCACCGTCCGAATCCCTTTATAAGTTTTGCCTGAAGGAAGAGGTGCTGAAGGAATTCGAGTCTGTTGTGGAAAAAAGCAGACGGTATTTTGTGCGCCATGAGTTCCGTTCTTTGGAAATTTTGGAAACCCTGACAGCATAA